The Labrys wisconsinensis genome has a segment encoding these proteins:
- a CDS encoding ABC transporter ATP-binding protein, with protein MAATIEIRALAKTFGSGAQAVHAFGPVDLTIPSGGFVSLLGPSGCGKSTLMLMIAGLLDASEGEVRVDGRRVETPQTDIGIMFQDNTLVPWRTVEGNVALQLELRGLDPAAYGARIRELLRSVRLEGFGARYPHELSGGMQQRAAFCQALVHDPDTLLFDEPLGKLDAMTREGIRGDLQALWMKRRPTVVFVTHSIEEAVQLSSTVCVITPRPGRIERMIDIDLPWPRDLEVKASPDFTRHVHTIQGIFRDYGVL; from the coding sequence ATGGCCGCCACCATCGAGATCCGCGCCCTGGCCAAGACCTTCGGGTCGGGCGCGCAGGCCGTGCACGCCTTCGGCCCCGTCGACCTGACCATCCCCTCCGGCGGTTTCGTCTCGCTGCTCGGCCCGTCCGGCTGCGGCAAGTCCACGCTGATGCTGATGATCGCCGGCCTGCTCGACGCCTCCGAGGGCGAGGTCCGCGTCGACGGCCGCCGGGTCGAGACGCCGCAGACCGATATCGGCATCATGTTCCAGGACAACACCCTGGTGCCGTGGCGCACGGTCGAGGGCAATGTCGCCCTGCAGCTCGAGCTGCGCGGCCTCGATCCCGCCGCCTACGGCGCCAGGATCCGCGAGCTCCTGCGCTCGGTGCGGCTGGAGGGCTTCGGCGCCCGCTATCCCCACGAGCTCTCCGGCGGCATGCAGCAGCGCGCCGCCTTCTGCCAGGCGCTGGTGCACGACCCCGACACGCTCCTGTTCGACGAGCCGCTCGGCAAGCTCGACGCCATGACGCGCGAGGGCATCCGCGGCGACCTGCAGGCCCTGTGGATGAAGCGCCGGCCGACCGTGGTCTTCGTCACCCATTCAATCGAGGAGGCGGTGCAGCTCTCCTCCACGGTCTGCGTGATCACGCCGCGGCCGGGCCGGATCGAGCGCATGATCGACATCGACCTGCCCTGGCCGCGCGACCTGGAGGTCAAGGCGAGCCCGGACTTCACGCGCCACGTCCACACCATCCAGGGGATCTTCCGTGACTATGGCGTCCTCTAG
- a CDS encoding ABC transporter permease, with the protein MASSSKPGKPGEPGEPGPVFRALARIGVAAEQSWPFLAFFVGFFLVWEWSVSLFSVPAYILPKPTEILVKGWADIPRLIDYTAVTGLETVVGFVLSILVGLPVGLAIAFSPGLRRTIYPFFVSLEMVPKIAFAPLFISWLGFGLLPKVIIVVLVCFFPIALNAIHAFGSLSDELTRFCRSTGAGPLRTFWKVRLPAALPQCFVGFKYAAVNATVGATIAEFIGSDQGLGFYIQIVTGNMRPDLAFAGIFFLTALGLALFGCVTAAERLLIPWHISVRRH; encoded by the coding sequence ATGGCGTCCTCTAGCAAGCCCGGGAAGCCCGGCGAGCCTGGCGAGCCCGGCCCCGTCTTCCGCGCCCTGGCCCGGATCGGCGTCGCGGCCGAGCAGTCCTGGCCGTTCCTCGCCTTCTTCGTCGGCTTCTTCCTGGTGTGGGAATGGTCGGTGTCGCTGTTCTCGGTGCCGGCCTACATCCTGCCGAAGCCGACCGAGATCCTCGTCAAGGGCTGGGCCGACATCCCCCGCCTCATCGACTACACCGCCGTCACCGGCCTGGAGACCGTCGTCGGCTTCGTCCTGTCGATCCTGGTCGGCCTGCCGGTCGGCCTCGCCATCGCCTTCTCGCCGGGGCTGCGCCGGACGATCTATCCCTTCTTCGTCAGCCTGGAGATGGTGCCGAAGATCGCCTTCGCGCCGCTGTTCATCTCCTGGCTCGGCTTCGGCCTCCTGCCGAAGGTGATCATCGTCGTGCTGGTCTGCTTCTTCCCGATCGCCCTCAACGCCATCCACGCCTTCGGCTCGCTGAGCGACGAGCTGACGCGCTTCTGCCGCTCGACCGGCGCGGGGCCGCTGCGCACCTTCTGGAAGGTGCGGCTGCCGGCGGCGCTGCCGCAATGCTTCGTCGGCTTCAAATATGCGGCGGTCAACGCCACCGTCGGCGCCACCATCGCCGAGTTCATCGGCAGCGACCAGGGCCTGGGCTTCTACATCCAGATCGTCACCGGCAACATGCGGCCCGACCTCGCCTTCGCCGGCATCTTCTTCCTCACCGCGCTCGGCCTCGCCCTGTTCGGCTGCGTCACGGCGGCCGAGCGGCTGCTGATCCCCTGGCACATCTCCGTGCGCCGCCACTGA
- a CDS encoding Ldh family oxidoreductase codes for MHSRYAYDDLAAFATGVLAAAGLPDEPARTVARGLIEADLLGHTTHGLALLADYVEELDNATMEREGGPAILADHAAVALWDGRRLPGVWTTALAVAEAERRAAAFGIGAVAVRRSHHIACLAAFLEAPARRGTMVLVLSSDPSDAHVAPFGGTSPVLTPNPIAAGIPTGADPILVDVSTSITTAAMCARRRAAGQPLPGRWVVDEEGAATDDPAVMKNGGALMPIGGLDHGHKGYGLSLIVEALTQGLGGFGRADAPTQWGASVLVLALAPALFGGLDGFVRQTGWLAEACRAAAVPPGRPRVRLPGEAALDRKRRALAEGVVLQAAIPGDLDRLAARFGLPAPTPLPA; via the coding sequence ATGCATTCCCGCTATGCCTATGACGACCTGGCGGCCTTCGCCACCGGCGTGCTCGCGGCCGCCGGCCTGCCCGACGAGCCGGCGCGGACCGTGGCGCGGGGCCTGATCGAGGCGGACCTGCTCGGCCACACCACGCACGGCCTCGCGCTCCTGGCGGACTATGTCGAGGAGCTCGACAACGCCACCATGGAGCGGGAGGGTGGACCGGCGATCCTCGCCGACCACGCCGCCGTCGCCCTCTGGGACGGCCGCCGCCTGCCGGGCGTCTGGACCACGGCCCTGGCCGTGGCCGAGGCCGAGCGCCGCGCCGCGGCCTTCGGCATCGGCGCCGTCGCCGTCCGGCGCAGCCACCACATCGCCTGCCTCGCCGCCTTCCTGGAAGCGCCGGCGCGGCGCGGCACCATGGTGCTGGTGCTGTCCTCCGATCCCAGCGATGCCCATGTCGCGCCCTTCGGCGGCACCTCGCCGGTGCTGACGCCGAACCCGATCGCCGCCGGCATTCCCACCGGCGCCGATCCCATCCTGGTCGACGTCTCCACCTCGATCACCACCGCGGCGATGTGCGCGCGCCGGCGCGCCGCCGGCCAGCCTCTTCCCGGCCGATGGGTGGTGGACGAAGAGGGCGCGGCGACCGACGATCCCGCCGTGATGAAGAACGGCGGCGCGCTCATGCCCATCGGCGGCCTCGACCATGGCCACAAGGGCTACGGCCTCTCCCTGATCGTCGAAGCGCTGACGCAAGGCCTCGGCGGCTTCGGCCGGGCCGACGCACCGACGCAATGGGGCGCCTCCGTGCTGGTGCTGGCGCTGGCGCCGGCCCTGTTCGGCGGTCTCGACGGCTTCGTCAGGCAGACCGGCTGGCTGGCCGAGGCCTGCCGTGCCGCCGCCGTGCCGCCCGGCCGCCCGCGCGTGCGCCTGCCGGGCGAGGCCGCGCTCGACCGCAAGCGCCGCGCCCTCGCCGAGGGCGTCGTGCTGCAGGCCGCGATCCCCGGCGATCTCGACCGGCTCGCCGCCCGCTTCGGCCTGCCGGCGCCGACACCCCTCCCCGCCTGA
- a CDS encoding aldehyde dehydrogenase has translation MTANPSAADYRAAADRLALPSRAFIDGAWRPAVSGRTFENRDPATGAVLGQVAHCDGRDVDLAVAAARRAFEDGAWSRAAPEERKAVLLRLADLVRANAEELAVMESLDSGKTIRDCLNEIGHEVPTFFQWYAELADKSFGKVAPTGEKSLAMIVKEPVGVVGLVLPWNFPLLMAAWKLAPALAAGCSAVLKPAEQTPLTALRLAELAAEAGLPAGVLNVVPGFGETAGQAIGRHRDIDVVSFTGSTEVGAYFLRYASESNLKPVGLEMGGKSPFIVLDDADIDEALVSSAVSAAFWNGGQNCSANMRQIVDRRVKDAFLDRVLAKTRALAVGDPLDPATDLGAMVSEEHRARVLSYIEAGRQEGARLLAGGGPSAGLAGSFVDPTVFDAVTPSMRVAREEIFGPVLGVIAVDGIEEALRVARDTDYGLHATIFTRDIDKAFHLARRLPCGTVAVNGFTEGNVTTPFGGYKRSGSLARDNGTEAVDQYLQTKTIWVSLR, from the coding sequence ATGACCGCCAACCCCTCCGCCGCCGACTACCGCGCCGCCGCCGACCGCCTCGCGCTGCCCTCCCGGGCCTTCATCGACGGCGCCTGGCGGCCGGCCGTCTCGGGCCGCACGTTCGAGAACCGCGATCCCGCGACCGGCGCCGTGCTCGGCCAGGTCGCCCATTGCGACGGCAGGGATGTCGACCTGGCGGTCGCGGCGGCCCGCCGCGCCTTCGAGGACGGCGCCTGGTCGCGGGCCGCGCCGGAGGAGCGCAAGGCGGTGCTGCTGCGCCTGGCCGACCTCGTGCGTGCCAATGCCGAGGAGCTCGCCGTGATGGAGAGCCTCGACAGCGGCAAGACCATCCGGGACTGCCTCAACGAGATCGGCCACGAGGTGCCGACCTTCTTCCAATGGTATGCCGAGCTTGCCGACAAGAGCTTCGGCAAGGTGGCGCCGACCGGCGAGAAGAGCCTCGCCATGATCGTCAAGGAGCCGGTGGGCGTCGTCGGCCTGGTGCTGCCGTGGAACTTTCCGCTGCTGATGGCGGCCTGGAAGCTGGCCCCGGCCCTGGCGGCAGGCTGCTCGGCGGTGCTGAAGCCGGCGGAGCAGACCCCGCTCACGGCGCTGCGCCTCGCCGAGCTCGCCGCCGAGGCCGGCCTGCCGGCCGGCGTGCTCAATGTCGTGCCCGGCTTCGGCGAGACCGCGGGCCAGGCCATCGGCCGCCATCGCGACATCGACGTCGTCTCCTTCACCGGCTCGACCGAGGTCGGCGCCTATTTCCTGCGCTATGCCAGCGAGAGCAACCTCAAGCCGGTCGGGCTGGAGATGGGCGGCAAGAGCCCGTTCATCGTGCTCGACGACGCCGACATCGACGAGGCGCTGGTGTCGAGCGCGGTCAGCGCCGCCTTCTGGAACGGCGGGCAGAACTGCTCGGCCAACATGCGCCAGATCGTCGACCGCCGGGTCAAGGACGCCTTCCTCGACCGGGTGCTGGCCAAGACCCGCGCGCTCGCCGTCGGCGACCCGCTCGACCCGGCGACCGACCTCGGCGCCATGGTGAGCGAGGAGCATCGGGCGCGGGTGCTCTCCTATATCGAGGCGGGCCGCCAGGAGGGCGCCCGCCTGCTGGCCGGCGGCGGCCCGAGCGCCGGCCTCGCCGGCTCGTTCGTCGACCCGACGGTGTTCGACGCCGTCACCCCGTCCATGCGCGTGGCACGCGAGGAGATCTTCGGCCCCGTGCTCGGCGTCATCGCCGTGGACGGCATCGAGGAGGCGCTTCGCGTCGCGCGCGACACCGATTACGGCCTGCACGCCACCATCTTCACCCGCGACATCGACAAGGCCTTCCATCTCGCCCGGCGCCTGCCCTGCGGCACGGTCGCCGTCAACGGCTTCACCGAGGGCAATGTCACCACCCCGTTCGGCGGCTACAAGCGGTCGGGCTCGCTGGCCCGCGACAACGGCACCGAAGCGGTCGACCAATATCTGCAGACCAAGACCATCTGGGTCAGCCTGCGCTGA
- a CDS encoding helix-turn-helix domain-containing protein — translation MLDWSQARLAEAGKVATKTLADFEGGHRAPYPRTLADIRAALEQAGVEFIPDDDRGGAGVRLRRSALQADEGRKPSELDATNDD, via the coding sequence TTGCTCGACTGGTCCCAGGCCCGGCTGGCGGAAGCCGGCAAGGTCGCGACCAAGACCCTGGCCGACTTCGAGGGCGGCCATCGCGCCCCCTACCCGCGGACACTGGCCGATATCCGCGCCGCCCTGGAGCAGGCCGGCGTCGAGTTCATTCCCGACGATGACCGCGGCGGCGCCGGCGTCCGGCTGCGCCGCAGCGCCCTGCAGGCGGACGAAGGCCGCAAGCCGAGCGAGCTCGACGCGACCAACGACGACTGA
- a CDS encoding DMT family transporter, with translation MAWIYLAVAAGFEVMFAMSMKYAEGFTRLGPTVVTVVATIGGIGFLTLAMRTLPVSVAYPIWTAVGTLGTVVLGFLLLDEPLTPAKLVSALAIVAGVAGLKIAAA, from the coding sequence ATGGCCTGGATCTATCTCGCCGTCGCCGCGGGCTTCGAGGTGATGTTCGCGATGAGCATGAAATATGCGGAGGGCTTCACCCGCCTCGGTCCGACCGTGGTGACGGTGGTGGCGACGATCGGCGGCATCGGCTTCCTGACGCTGGCGATGCGCACCTTGCCGGTCAGCGTCGCCTATCCCATCTGGACGGCGGTCGGCACGCTCGGCACGGTCGTGCTCGGCTTCCTGCTCCTGGACGAGCCGCTGACCCCGGCCAAGCTGGTCTCCGCCCTGGCCATCGTGGCCGGCGTTGCCGGCCTCAAGATCGCGGCGGCCTGA
- a CDS encoding LysR substrate-binding domain-containing protein — translation MRRLPPLGALRAFEAAARLESFKRAAAELAVTPTAISHQIRQLEAGLGFALFERQTRRVVLTAEGRDLFPALRGALDAMAEAVEAVRRRSVRRVATLSATVAFTAKLLVPRVARFRALNPGWDLRLHASDDPADLDGGTADAAIRYGLGHYRGLVAEPLLSDSFAPLCSPHLGLARPEGLAQVPLIHFEWGPIATRLNVPTWRAWAEAANRRDLDAEGGITFNDESSAMQAAVAGQGVALLSLALAAGELASGALVRPFGPELPGLRYHFVHPAGAGQRPAVAVLRRWVMIELAPHLSGAPAADGMADRGPVSGRSP, via the coding sequence ATGCGTCGCCTGCCGCCCCTCGGTGCCCTGCGCGCCTTCGAGGCCGCAGCGCGCCTGGAGAGCTTCAAGCGCGCCGCGGCCGAGCTCGCCGTGACCCCGACGGCGATCAGCCACCAGATCCGCCAGCTCGAGGCCGGCCTCGGCTTTGCCCTGTTCGAGCGGCAGACCCGCCGGGTGGTGCTGACTGCCGAGGGCCGCGACCTCTTCCCGGCCCTGCGCGGGGCGCTCGACGCCATGGCCGAGGCCGTGGAGGCGGTGCGCCGCCGCTCCGTCCGCCGGGTGGCGACGCTGTCGGCCACCGTCGCCTTCACCGCCAAGCTGCTGGTGCCGCGCGTCGCGCGCTTCCGGGCGCTCAACCCGGGATGGGACCTGCGCCTGCACGCCTCGGACGATCCGGCCGACCTCGACGGCGGCACGGCGGACGCGGCGATCCGCTACGGCCTCGGCCATTATCGCGGGCTTGTGGCCGAGCCGCTGCTCTCCGACAGCTTCGCCCCGCTGTGCAGCCCGCATCTCGGCCTGGCCCGGCCCGAGGGGCTGGCGCAGGTGCCGCTGATCCACTTCGAGTGGGGCCCCATCGCCACCCGCCTGAACGTGCCGACCTGGCGGGCCTGGGCCGAGGCGGCGAACCGGCGCGACCTCGATGCCGAAGGCGGCATCACCTTCAACGACGAGAGCAGCGCCATGCAAGCCGCGGTCGCCGGCCAGGGCGTGGCGCTGCTCAGCCTGGCCCTGGCGGCCGGGGAGCTGGCCTCCGGCGCGCTCGTGCGGCCCTTCGGTCCAGAGCTCCCCGGCCTGCGCTACCATTTCGTCCATCCGGCCGGCGCCGGGCAACGGCCGGCCGTCGCCGTCCTGCGACGCTGGGTGATGATCGAGCTCGCTCCCCACCTTTCCGGCGCTCCCGCCGCGGACGGCATGGCGGATCGAGGCCCGGTTTCGGGCCGATCGCCATGA
- a CDS encoding RidA family protein yields MNRRKVAIASNWGGAIGYSRAVRAGELIFVSGTTASGADGRALHPGDAEGQARVVLERILAALAELGAGPEHVVETRIYLTDIGLWQEVGRAHGAVFAALRPATTMVAVGSLIAPDLLVEISAIASLAASDA; encoded by the coding sequence ATGAACAGGCGCAAGGTCGCCATCGCCTCGAACTGGGGCGGGGCAATCGGCTATTCCCGCGCGGTGCGGGCGGGCGAGCTGATCTTCGTTTCGGGCACGACGGCGAGCGGCGCCGATGGCCGGGCGCTCCACCCCGGCGATGCCGAAGGGCAGGCGCGGGTGGTGCTGGAGCGCATCCTCGCCGCCCTGGCCGAGCTCGGCGCCGGGCCGGAGCACGTGGTGGAGACCCGCATCTACCTCACCGATATCGGACTGTGGCAGGAGGTCGGGCGGGCGCATGGCGCGGTCTTCGCTGCCCTCCGTCCGGCGACGACCATGGTCGCGGTCGGCTCGCTGATCGCGCCGGACCTGCTGGTCGAGATCTCGGCGATCGCCTCGCTCGCCGCGTCGGACGCCTGA
- a CDS encoding DMT family transporter, with product MAGETSVEEESGKAARSSWLARLAGLGGRAGLAWGLIAVAIWSGSFVLTRLGMRTSLGACDITALRFGFAGVLMLPVIRREGLALARLGWAGLAVLIAGTGAPYVLLIALGLRFAPAGQAAALVPGPMCAMAAILAAALLHERLAARGWWGVAAILAGSVLIAGLGPGGLDPGHAAFLAAALLWAGYVLVLRRSGLTALHATAIVAVGSAVLYLPIYAAVLPVGLGQAPLADIVLQAVYQGGLTTVLGLLAFNRAVALLGPVAGAALPALVPVVTLVLAALLLGEAPGLRDIAAAGLIGAGVALVTSARTARPRKETT from the coding sequence ATGGCGGGAGAGACGAGCGTCGAGGAGGAGAGCGGCAAGGCGGCGCGGAGCTCATGGCTCGCGAGGCTCGCCGGGCTCGGCGGCCGCGCGGGCCTCGCCTGGGGGCTGATCGCGGTGGCGATATGGTCCGGCTCCTTCGTGCTGACGCGGCTCGGCATGCGCACCAGCCTCGGCGCCTGCGACATCACCGCGCTGCGCTTCGGCTTCGCCGGGGTGCTGATGCTGCCGGTGATCCGGCGCGAGGGTCTTGCGCTGGCGCGGCTCGGCTGGGCCGGGCTTGCCGTGCTGATCGCCGGCACCGGCGCGCCTTATGTGCTGCTGATCGCGCTCGGCCTGCGCTTTGCTCCGGCCGGGCAGGCTGCGGCGCTGGTGCCCGGGCCGATGTGCGCGATGGCGGCGATCCTGGCCGCCGCGCTCCTCCACGAGCGCCTCGCCGCGCGCGGCTGGTGGGGCGTGGCGGCGATCCTGGCGGGGAGCGTGCTGATCGCCGGGCTCGGGCCCGGCGGCCTCGATCCCGGCCATGCCGCCTTCCTCGCCGCCGCGCTGCTCTGGGCCGGCTACGTCCTGGTGCTGCGGCGGTCCGGGCTGACGGCCCTGCACGCCACGGCCATCGTCGCGGTCGGCTCGGCGGTGCTCTACCTGCCGATCTACGCCGCCGTGCTGCCGGTCGGGCTCGGACAGGCGCCGCTCGCCGACATCGTCCTGCAGGCGGTCTACCAGGGCGGGCTGACGACGGTGCTCGGCCTTCTCGCCTTCAACCGGGCGGTGGCCCTGCTCGGTCCGGTGGCCGGCGCGGCTTTGCCGGCCCTGGTTCCGGTCGTCACGCTCGTCCTGGCGGCGCTGCTGCTCGGCGAGGCGCCGGGGCTGCGCGACATCGCCGCGGCGGGCCTGATCGGCGCCGGCGTGGCGCTGGTGACCTCGGCCCGCACGGCCCGACCACGAAAGGAGACGACATGA
- a CDS encoding LysR family transcriptional regulator: MKITLAQLRLLAAAVETGSVGAAARRCGLTQSGASQAIIALETALGVELLARTRDGVTPTAFALSILDDAEAALDAARRIEAQARAAAPGRRLRIASVPSVAARLLPGWSRSLRQLYPGLELSVFEGHHIEVGEWVARDIADVGLAAVAPAGLAADPVRDEELVLVGPRGHRLLRQAAVDLGTLDGQTLVAAGLGCDSILERLFAPAGVPLPPLIRVHDIATALAMVGQGLGLTILPDTAFPRPDMQDLRTRPLSPLSHRRLYMIARPDRQASEPVRRLLDIARAGDGALRRQAG, from the coding sequence ATGAAGATCACGCTCGCACAATTGCGCCTGCTGGCGGCGGCGGTGGAGACCGGCAGCGTCGGTGCCGCGGCGCGGCGCTGCGGCCTCACCCAGTCCGGTGCCAGCCAGGCCATCATCGCGCTGGAGACGGCGCTCGGCGTCGAGCTCCTGGCGCGCACGCGCGACGGGGTGACGCCGACCGCCTTCGCTCTCTCGATCCTCGACGATGCCGAGGCCGCCCTCGACGCGGCCCGCCGCATCGAGGCGCAGGCCCGCGCGGCCGCGCCGGGCCGGCGGCTGCGCATCGCCAGCGTCCCCAGCGTCGCCGCACGGCTGCTGCCGGGCTGGAGCCGCAGCCTGCGCCAGCTCTACCCAGGGCTCGAGCTCAGCGTGTTCGAAGGTCATCACATCGAGGTCGGCGAGTGGGTGGCGCGGGACATCGCCGATGTCGGCCTGGCGGCCGTGGCGCCCGCCGGCCTCGCCGCCGATCCCGTCCGCGACGAGGAGCTGGTGCTGGTGGGCCCGCGCGGGCATCGCCTGCTGCGTCAGGCTGCGGTCGACCTCGGCACGCTCGACGGGCAGACCCTGGTCGCCGCCGGGCTCGGCTGCGATTCGATCCTGGAGCGGCTGTTCGCCCCGGCCGGCGTGCCGCTGCCGCCGCTGATCCGGGTGCACGACATCGCCACCGCCCTGGCGATGGTGGGCCAGGGTCTGGGGCTGACCATCCTGCCGGACACCGCCTTCCCGCGGCCCGACATGCAGGATCTGCGCACCCGTCCGCTCTCCCCGCTTTCGCACCGCCGGCTCTACATGATCGCCCGGCCCGACCGGCAGGCCAGCGAGCCGGTGCGCCGGCTGCTCGATATCGCCCGGGCCGGCGACGGCGCCCTGCGCCGGCAGGCCGGCTGA
- a CDS encoding XapX domain-containing protein, with amino-acid sequence MTDYLLSLLTGLAVGAAYGLVHVRSPAPPAIALLGLLGMLAGERGAVLALRHFGDQQSRAPAAQTQMLPPDDPAARAPRE; translated from the coding sequence ATGACCGATTATCTCCTCTCTCTTCTCACCGGGCTGGCCGTCGGCGCGGCGTACGGGCTTGTCCATGTCCGCTCCCCGGCGCCGCCGGCGATCGCCCTGCTGGGGCTGCTCGGGATGTTGGCGGGGGAACGCGGCGCCGTCCTGGCCCTGCGCCATTTCGGCGACCAGCAGTCCCGGGCCCCGGCGGCTCAGACGCAGATGCTCCCGCCCGACGATCCGGCGGCCAGGGCGCCGAGGGAATGA
- a CDS encoding quinone oxidoreductase family protein, whose translation MRAIRFEAFGEPSVLEMVEAAPPAADGQTALVRVMAASINQSDVKNVAGAMKQTTLPRIPGRDFAGVVEAGPAEWIGAEVWGSGGDTGFTRDGTHAELVAVPVASLRRKPDTLSFDEAASVGVNYLAAWSGLEAAGLTAGETLLLIGAGGGVGSAAAQIARCRGARVIAADRHVPHPDAPIHAIAETLIIAARDLPAEIRAATDGKGADVVFDLVGGVMFRSAVGCLALRGRLIEIAATGQREVTFDLADFYHNESRLFGVDTLKRDLTASARVLDALTPGFIAGDYRAAPIAETCGLGEAQAAYRKVAAGMPGRVVLRPQD comes from the coding sequence ATGCGGGCGATACGGTTCGAGGCCTTCGGCGAGCCCTCGGTTCTCGAAATGGTGGAGGCGGCGCCGCCGGCCGCCGACGGGCAGACGGCATTGGTCCGGGTCATGGCGGCTTCGATCAACCAGAGCGATGTCAAGAACGTCGCCGGGGCGATGAAGCAGACGACGCTGCCGCGCATCCCTGGCCGGGATTTCGCCGGCGTGGTCGAGGCGGGTCCGGCCGAATGGATCGGAGCCGAGGTCTGGGGCAGCGGCGGCGACACCGGCTTCACCCGTGACGGCACCCATGCCGAGCTGGTCGCCGTGCCGGTGGCGAGCCTGCGCCGCAAGCCCGACACCCTCAGCTTCGACGAAGCGGCATCGGTCGGCGTCAACTACCTCGCCGCCTGGTCCGGTCTCGAAGCAGCGGGGCTGACGGCGGGGGAAACCCTGCTGCTGATCGGTGCCGGCGGCGGGGTCGGCAGCGCCGCCGCCCAGATCGCGCGATGCCGTGGTGCCCGCGTGATCGCGGCGGACAGGCACGTGCCGCACCCGGATGCGCCGATCCATGCCATCGCCGAGACGCTGATCATCGCTGCAAGGGATCTGCCGGCCGAGATTCGCGCGGCGACGGATGGCAAGGGCGCGGATGTCGTCTTCGATCTGGTCGGCGGCGTCATGTTCCGCAGCGCCGTCGGCTGCCTGGCCCTGCGCGGCAGGTTGATCGAAATCGCCGCAACCGGCCAGCGCGAAGTCACCTTCGACCTCGCCGATTTCTATCACAACGAAAGCCGGCTCTTCGGCGTGGATACCTTGAAGCGCGACCTCACGGCATCGGCCAGGGTTCTCGATGCGCTGACCCCCGGATTCATCGCGGGCGACTACCGGGCCGCGCCGATCGCCGAGACTTGTGGGCTGGGTGAGGCGCAGGCGGCCTATCGCAAGGTCGCGGCCGGCATGCCCGGCCGGGTCGTGCTGCGGCCGCAGGACTAG